One Halobacteriovorax sp. GB3 genomic window carries:
- a CDS encoding patatin-like phospholipase family protein, protein MQRVDLNNFKNKKVALVLSGGVVKAAAWHLGVAHALEELGFSLKSNESKPSDLEISTYVGSSAGSLINLYFASGYRPVDIIQAFTGDKNNSKIKPITYKDMLSLKHPNKGGRNTDFYDPLEGFPFMLKKFLNPVLNLSGIFSTTGLHDYIIKNIISEKKSFDDYLADLFVVATQLDHSRKVIFSKYNYPSPAHDSTACYYTGIPVSESVTASMSVPPFYSPYPICNPVTNQTDYYIDGEIRETLSTHVAVDNGCEFIISSWTHTPYHYHDEIGSLVNYGLPAICMQSIYLMIQKKIVASRTRRNNAQDILDTVNDYMKSNRFDEIHRKQLLSILERKLDYKSNVHLIDIFPKHEQYKIFFRNSFSLNPKKTSELVAAGYKRTMEVFRNHEWES, encoded by the coding sequence ATGCAAAGAGTGGATCTCAATAATTTTAAAAATAAAAAAGTCGCCCTAGTTCTATCTGGTGGTGTTGTTAAAGCTGCTGCCTGGCACCTAGGCGTTGCTCATGCTCTGGAAGAGTTGGGATTTTCTTTAAAATCTAACGAGTCAAAGCCTAGTGACTTAGAAATTTCAACTTATGTTGGCTCATCAGCTGGATCTCTCATAAATTTATATTTTGCTTCTGGCTATAGACCTGTCGATATTATTCAAGCATTCACAGGTGATAAGAATAATTCTAAGATTAAGCCTATTACATATAAAGACATGTTGAGCCTCAAACATCCAAATAAGGGTGGAAGAAACACTGACTTCTATGATCCACTTGAAGGGTTCCCCTTCATGTTGAAGAAGTTTTTGAATCCTGTTTTAAATCTATCAGGTATATTTTCAACGACAGGCTTACATGACTACATCATCAAAAACATAATTAGTGAAAAGAAATCTTTTGATGATTATTTAGCTGATCTCTTCGTTGTAGCAACTCAATTAGATCATTCAAGAAAAGTTATCTTCAGTAAATATAACTATCCGAGCCCAGCCCACGACTCTACGGCATGTTACTACACAGGAATTCCAGTTTCTGAATCTGTTACGGCCAGTATGAGTGTACCGCCATTCTATTCTCCCTATCCAATTTGTAATCCTGTTACCAATCAAACTGATTATTATATTGATGGAGAAATTAGAGAAACTCTCTCTACTCACGTTGCAGTTGATAATGGTTGTGAGTTTATCATTAGCAGCTGGACCCATACGCCTTATCACTATCATGATGAGATAGGTTCCCTAGTTAATTATGGTCTTCCTGCTATTTGCATGCAGTCAATCTATCTCATGATACAGAAAAAGATTGTTGCCTCTCGTACAAGAAGAAATAATGCACAAGATATTCTAGATACTGTTAATGATTATATGAAATCTAATCGTTTCGATGAAATCCATAGAAAACAACTTCTTTCAATTCTCGAGAGAAAGTTAGACTATAAATCTAATGTTCATCTTATTGATATCTTTCCAAAACACGAACAGTACAAGATCTTTTTTAGAAACTCATTCTCTCTCAATCCGAAGAAAACAAGTGAATTAGTTGCTGCTGGTTATAAACGAACAATGGAAGTTTTCAGAAATCACGAATGGGAAAGTTAG
- a CDS encoding helix-turn-helix domain-containing protein translates to MELSREWLSISEYSEYYGISTSTIRRYIKTERVRYQKINGKFFIFDRMKMREKSRELDFSVLSKDLALENEMLKSKVAKLEAELRELRVQIN, encoded by the coding sequence GTGGAACTAAGCAGGGAATGGTTAAGTATTTCAGAGTACTCTGAGTATTATGGAATATCGACATCAACGATCAGAAGATATATCAAGACTGAACGAGTCAGGTATCAAAAAATCAACGGAAAATTCTTTATTTTTGATAGAATGAAAATGCGCGAGAAATCTAGGGAGTTAGATTTTTCAGTGCTTTCAAAAGATTTAGCTTTAGAGAATGAGATGTTAAAATCTAAAGTAGCTAAGCTCGAAGCAGAATTACGCGAATTACGAGTTCAAATTAATTGA